One genomic window of Thalassolituus hydrocarboniclasticus includes the following:
- a CDS encoding PadR family transcriptional regulator gives MSLPHALLTSLLEQPCSGMDLARRFGRSIGFFWPATHQQIYKELGKLEAAGWVRSSAEEGARGRKRCYEVLPAGEQELKRWVAETDEPPPLRDALMVRLRAEAALGTGAGVENDLLHRLARHRTQLALYENIEQRDFTGRELSAAEQLQYLILQSGLATEREHIRFCEKALVLLETLETAGV, from the coding sequence ATGTCACTGCCTCATGCGTTACTGACCTCGTTGCTGGAACAGCCCTGTTCGGGCATGGATCTGGCGCGGCGCTTCGGGCGTTCCATCGGCTTCTTCTGGCCGGCGACGCATCAGCAGATATACAAAGAGCTGGGCAAGCTGGAGGCCGCTGGCTGGGTCCGTTCAAGCGCAGAAGAGGGCGCGCGTGGCCGGAAGCGGTGCTACGAGGTCTTGCCTGCGGGGGAGCAGGAACTTAAACGCTGGGTGGCTGAGACAGATGAGCCGCCACCTTTGCGCGATGCCCTGATGGTGCGTTTAAGGGCGGAAGCGGCGCTGGGCACAGGCGCCGGGGTTGAGAATGATCTGCTGCACAGACTGGCCCGGCACCGCACGCAGCTGGCGTTGTATGAAAACATTGAACAGCGCGATTTCACCGGCCGTGAATTATCGGCGGCCGAGCAACTGCAATATCTGATTCTGCAATCCGGCCTGGCCACGGAGCGCGAGCACATCCGTTTTTGCGAAAAGGCGCTGGTGCTGCTGGAGACGCTGGAAACCGCCGGTGTTTAA